One part of the Coturnix japonica isolate 7356 linkage group LGE22C19W28_E50C23, Coturnix japonica 2.1, whole genome shotgun sequence genome encodes these proteins:
- the DCTN2 gene encoding dynactin subunit 2, giving the protein MGNYCGALGAVGRSGGGSWGRWPWRRPGTSSTLPQARNEPDVYETSDLPEDDQAEFEAELEELTSTSVEHLIINPNAAFEKFKDKRLGTDGVDFSDRISKSRTTGYESGEYEILGEGLGAKETPQQRYQRLQHEVQELMRDVEQIQSAMKESAAEEELTPMALARQLEGLKQQLVSCHLQKLLGPSATIDFADPEGALAKRLQQQLEVAKCKKAAPAKSPPKAPAPPTDTLTFELFWRPEQDQFSQAAKVAELEKRLAQLEAMVRCEPDSQNPLLVGLKGTSLVETVQILQAKVNILDAAVLDQVEARLQSVLGKVNEIAKHKAIVQDADTQSKIHQVYEMMQRWDHMASSLPDVVQRLLTLRDLHEQASRFVQVLVHLDTTQQEVAATLKDNTVLLAEVQKTMKENLAVVEDNFAEVEARIKRLQK; this is encoded by the exons ATGGGGAATTACTGCGGGGcactgggggctgtggggagaagCGGGGGGGGCTCGTGGGGCCGGTGGCCTTGGAGGAGGCCAGGTACCAGCAGCACCCTGCCCCAGGCCCGGAATGAGCCCGACGTGTACGAGACCAGCGACCTCCCCGAGGACGACCAGGCCGAGTTCGAGGCG GAGCTG GAGGAGCTCACCAGCACCAGCGTGGAGCACCTCATCATCAACCCCAACGCCGCCTTCGAGAAGTTCAAGGACAAACGCCTGGGCACCGATGGTGTGG ATTTCTCCGACCGCATCAGCAAGAGCAGAACGACCGGCTACGAGTCCGGGGAGTACGAAATA CTGGGAGAGGGGTTGGGTGCCAAAGAGACCCCCCAGCAGCGGTACCAGCGGCTGCAGCACGAGGTGCAGGAGCTGATGCGTGACGTGGAGCAGATCCAG agCGCCATGAAGGAGTCGGCGGCCGAGGAGGAGCTGACACCGATGGCTTTGGCCCGGCAGCTGGAGgggctgaagcagcagctggtttCGTGCCACCTGCAGAAGCTGTTGGGCCCCAGCGCCACCATCGACTTTGCAGACCCCGAAGGTGCCTTGGCAAA GcgcctgcagcagcagctggaagtgGCCAAGTGCAAGAAGGCAGCGCCGGCAAAGAGCCCCCCCAAAGCCCCCGCGCCCCCCACCGACACACTGACCTTCGAGCTGTTCTGGAGGCCGGAGCAGGACCAGTTCTCCCAGGCTGCCAAG GTCGCGGAGCTGGAGAAGCGCCTGGCGCAGCTGGAGGCCATGGTGCGCTGCGAGCCCGACAGCCAG AACCCTCTGCTGGTTGGGCTGAAGGGCACCAGCCTTGTG GAGACCGTGCAGATCCTGCAGGCCAAGGTGAACATCCTGGACGCGGCTGTGCTGGACCAAGTGGAGGCCCGGCTGCAG AGTGTCCTGGGGAAGGTGAATGAGATCGCCAAGCACAAAGCAATCGTGCAGGATGCTGACACACAGAGCAAG ATCCATCAGGTCTATGAGATGATGCAGCGCTGGGACCACATGGCCAGCAGTCTGCCCGACGTGGTGCAGCGGCTGCTGACCCTCCGGGACCTACACGAACAGG CCTCACGGTTCGTGCAGGTGCTGGTGCACCTTGACACCACGCAGCAGGAGGTGGCTGCCACTCTGAAGGacaacactgtgctgctggcagag gtCCAGAAGACGATGAAGGAGAACCTGGCTGTCGTAGAGGACAACTTTGCTGAAGTGGAGGCTCGCATCAAGCGGCTGCAGAaatga